Genomic segment of Cygnus olor isolate bCygOlo1 chromosome 20, bCygOlo1.pri.v2, whole genome shotgun sequence:
AATTTGCTGCGCCGTGATTGATCGTGGGGAGGGGGCACGGGCGGGAGACGCTCCAGCGCAGACCTCCCAACAGAGCCAATGACTTAACCAGAGCTGTTTCCAATCTGCGCAGCACATTGAGGCGAAAATGCCCCTTTCCTGCGCGCTCCTGGGCGCCCGCGCTGCCTCCTCCCGCAGCCACTTGTGCGGGACGCGACCGGGGCAGGGGATTGCTCTGAGCTTCCCAGCCCACCGGGGCTGAGCTCCATCCCCGGGGCTGAGCTCCATCCCCGGTGCCAGGACCCCTCGGGGTGGCAGGATGGGACGAGAAGGGTCCTTCagtgcccccaccccccccccacctgccccagcccctgccctccccgggTGACGGGTGAAGAGGTGCAGAGGGTGGAGAGGTTGCAGGTTCCGCGCTCCCTGCTCCGAGTTTCTGCCCCGGGGGCTCAGCATCACTCAGCAGGTagctggggcagccctgggtcccggccggccccggggaggGAGCTGTCTGGGAGCCGCTGGCTGCCGTGATTTATGCAGCGCAGCCCCGTAAATTACCCGGACGGAGCCCGCGGGAGCCATCGCTCACAGCGACGTCCAGAGCTCCCTGCCAGAACCTGAAACACTTCCAGCCGTTAATtgaacaggaggaaagaaaaaagaaaaaataaaaagaaaaaaaaaaaaaggagggaaattAGTGCCCGGGGAGCTGAGATTAAACCACGGCTCTGCACCGAGGTTCGCCTTCGTCCCGCTCCCAGGATCCTGATGGGACCGTGGGTGTGAGCCCAGGCTGGGGActggggacaggatggggagGGATTTGGGGTGCTGTCCCCTCTCCTGGGACGTGCCCGCTGCAGGGTCCCCTCGGGCAGGGCAGCGGCCGTGCCACCGTGCCCAGGTCCTGGGGGTGGTGGCCCCAGCCTGTTTGGGACATCCCGGCTCTGTGGGTGCCCGTGGCCGAGCTCCCGGTGACGCTGAGCCCCGAGGGCGTTTTGGGGAGCAGCCACACGCGTGGCAGTGCCCATCCCGCCAGCCACAGCGCGCCGGGAGCACCAAATTCCCACTGGGGACAGCGCCAAGGCCACCACTGCGGGTCCCCAGcgccagctcctgctccccaaGGGCCCAGGGGTGGGTGATGGGGTGAGACCCCCaaaatcggggggggggggtggccgATGCTGGGGGCACCCTGCCCTGGCGGTGGGGTGCCAGCAGCCACCCTGGAGGTGCCGCGGCCGTGGAAGCCACAGCCCCAGGGCTTGCGCAAGCGGCTGCGGCCGTGAGAAAGGAGAAGCGAAAGAGCGAAGCGAGAGGCAGCGCCTGCGGTCGGGGGCAGCcgggctgctcccccccccctccccgaccCAGGAGATATTTCGATGcggaagggggaggaggggggggacacacgAGGTGAGGgtgttgccccccccccccccttcccgcACCACCGCAGCTCCCCGGCCCACCCCAAGCCACCACCGCTGCTGCCGCACATCTGGGCgccagggctgtgcccccccccccccccccctttgtgCTCCCCCCCCTCCACCAGCGGCAAATCAGGGccggctgagccccccccccccaccagcaccccccgACGGCTCTTCCTTGTGGGGCACCCTTAAAAAGGCGGAGGTGGCGAGGTGGGGTCACGTCGAGGTATCCCACCGGGGGGGCCACCCTTCCTTCCAAGGCAGCACCGGAGGtggcgggagggggggggggaggggggggacacacCGGGGGAGCATCCCCCCccgcttaaaaaaaaaaacaaaacccaccacccTCCGACCTcctccccaaaacccagccccgccgccaccaCGGGACGTCCCGTCGGGGCGGCCGCGCACCTGCACGGGGAGGAGCCGCGggtccgtccccccccccccccccacctccgcgtcccctccttccccctcccggccccccctcccggtccccccccccccccccggccccttccgAGCCccgacggggggggggggggaggcggagCGCGGCGGGCGCCGCTAGATGGCGCCCCACGAACGGAGCCGGGCCgcgggcagggaggcagcggcGGCGCCGGGGCAGCCGCGGGGTAGGTGCCGTCGGGGCGCTGCGGCCGCGCCGTCGGGGCTCACCTGGtgatgggaggggaaaaggggagcCCGGGAGAGGACCCAGCGAGGGTTAACGGGGGTCGGGAGCTCCccccggggggggtggggggggttcACCTCGGTGGGTCCGGGCaaagcgtgtgtgtgtgtgtgtgtgtccccccccaaTCCCTTTGCGCCCCCGAGGAGCGGGAGCCCCGAAggggcggcgggagcgggcgggaggcggcgcCGCCGTTCCTCTCGCTCCCGCCGGGGCGGAGGGGAAAAGAGGGCTcggagaaaggaggaggaggaggaggagaagaaggaggaggaggaggaggaggaggagggggggggggcccggctcTGGCGTGCCCCGcccggggaggggaggaggaaaccTCCCGCCGTCCCTTTAACAGCCAGCGGCGCTGCGCGGAGTTCAGGCCGGGGTCAGGGGGAGTTCGCAGCCCGGGTTTCACCTCCGAGCTGGCGGCGCCGGGAGCCCcgaggagccgccgccgccgccgccgcccgctccgAGGGGCGCACGGGCGGCCGGGAGCGCCGGGCatggagcggcggcggcgggcggaggGCAGCGCCCGGCGgcgccccccccggggctgagCCATGAGAGTCCACCGAGACCTCGGCTGGTTGGCGGAGGCCACCGGACGCCCAGGTAAAAAAGGCAAACGGCCCCGCTCGGCGGCACCCACCGCggcggggagaggagggggggggggaccggcaCCGgagggggaggcggggaggggaggtCCCGTTTTCCCCCCCAACACCCtgcattccccccccccccccgccccgcgcccccctctACTCTCTCCCCGGCCGTCCCCCCGCTCacctcggggcgggggggagggggggggaaggaaacgggggcggggggcgccgggggcaCGGCCGGCCGCCTCCCGGGACCGGGGCGCATAAGAGCCGGGGAGGCgccgcggggagccggggcAGCGGCGCGGCGCAGGTAACGGCGagaggcggccccgggggggcgggcgggcccCGCTCCGCTTCTCCCCGCTGCTCGGGGGCTCCGGGACGGCCCCgttttaccccccccccccccccccacctccctccGTACCCCCCGTCCAGCTCCCCCGGTGGGGCCGGCAGGTGGGAGCCGGGGGCCGGGGCGCTGCCGGGGCGctgccggggcggcggggccggggcgcggcGCGGTGCTGGAAGCTGCCGCGGGTGATGTCACTTTCTCCAAAATGCCTCCGGGGGTTTTAACCCccttccccgcccccccggccggcGAGAAGCGAGCCCCGATATAAGCGGTGGCACGGGCGAGGCGGCGCGCAGAGCGCCCGGGACGCGGCGGCGagagaggggccggggccggggctggggctggggccggggccgagcccccccgACCCCCGAGGTGCtggccgagccccccccccccccccccccccccacgcgtGGGCTGAGCCCCACGACGTGCTGGCCGAGCTCCCCCCAAGCCGTGGGCCGTACGCCCGGGCGGGGGCgcgcggggctggcggcggaGAGCTGACGGGGGCCGTGTGTTGCAGGGCGGCGGGCGAGGAGCGCGATGCTGGACGCCATGGAGGTGCCGAGCCACTCgcggcagctgctgctgcagctgaacaCGCAGCGCACCAAGGGCTTCCTGTGCGACGTGATCATCGTGGTGCAGAACGCGCTCTTCCGCGCGCACAAGAACATCCTGGCGGCCAGCAGCGCCTACCTCAAGTCGCTGGTGGTGCACGACAACCTGCTCAACCTGGACCATGAGATGGTGAGCCCCGGCATCTTCCGCCTCATCCTCGACTTCATCTACACCGGCCGCCTGGCCGAGTGCGAGCCGGGCAGCGAGCAGAGCCTGGGCGCCGTGCTGGCCGCCGCCAGCTACCTCCAGATCCCCGGCCTGGTGGCGCTTTGCAAGAAGAAGCTGAAGCGCAGCGGCAAGTACTGCCACCTGCGCGGGGGCTACGCGCCCTACAAGCTgggccgggggctgcgcgcCGCCACGCCGGTCATCCAGGCCTGCTACTCGGGGACGCCGCGGCCCGTGGACCTGCCGCCCGTGGAGCCGGCGGCGCCGCTCAACACGCAGTGCGGGGAGCTCTACGCCTCGGCCTCGCAGGGcacccccctgcacccccacgGGCTGTGCCCGCCCGAGCGCCACTGCTCGCCGCCCTGCGGCCTCGACCTCTCCAAGAAGAGCCCCACTGGCCCCTccgcccagctcctgcccaccGACCGCCTGCTGCCCGGCGAGCCCCGTGAGCCCTCGCTGCCCCCGCGGCACGACAGCCCCCCGGTCAGCGCCGGCCTTCTGGCCGGCCACCCCGCCTCCTACAAGGACTCCCCGCCGGGCGGAGAGCCGGGGGGGCACCCCCACGCCTCCGACCCCTTCCGCAGCACGCCGCCCTGCGCcgagccccccctgccccgcggCGACGGGCGCGAGCTGATGTACCGCTGGATGAAGCACGAGCCCCTGGGCCCCTACCTGGACGAGGGGGAGGCGGAGAAGGAGCTGGAGCGGGAGGAAAAGGCCGAGTCGCCGCCCGCGGCGCCGCAGCCCCGGTACCCCAGCGTGGAGAGCAACGACCTGGAGCCCGATAACAGCACGAGCGAGGACACGGGCAGCAGCGAGGGGCCCTCGCCCGGCGACGCGCTGGACCGCTACTGCAACCACCTGGGCTACGAGCCGGAGAGCCTGGGCGACAACCTGTACGTCTGCATCCCCTGCGGCAAGGGCTTCCCCAGCTCCGAGCAGCTCAACGCCCACGTGGAGGCCCACAACGAAGAGGAGCTGTATCACAAGGCGGCGGCGGAGCAGGCCGTGCCCTTCCTGGACAAGGGTGGCCCGGGGCTGGGCGACATCCTGCGGCCCTACCGCTGCTCGTCCTGCGACAAGTCCTACAAGGACCCGGCCACGCTGCGGCAGCATGAGAAGACGCACTGGCTGACGCGGCCGTACCCCTGCACCATCTGCGGCAAGAAGTTCACGCAGCGCGGCACCATGACCCGCCACATGCGCAGCCACCTCGGCCTCAAGCCCTTTGCCTGCGACGCCTGCGGGATGCGCTTCACGCGCCAGTACCGCCTGACCGAGCACATGCGCATCCACTCGGGCGAGAAGCCCTACGAGTGCCAGGTGTGCGGCGGGAAGTTCGCGCAGCAGCGCAACCTCATCAGCCACATGAAGATGCACGCGGCCGGCCCCGATGGCAAAGCCAAGCTGGACTTCCCCGACAGCGTCTACGCCATGGCCCGCCTCACCGCCGACCAGCTGGGGCTCAAGCAGGAGAAGGCGGCCGAGCTGCTCTCCCACACCTCGCACTTCCTCAGCGACCCCAAGGCCATGGAGAGCCTCTACCCGTTGGCCAAGTTCACGGCCGAGCACCTGGGGCTGAGCCAGGACAAGGCGGCCGAGGTGCTGGCGCAGGCTCCGCACCTCCACGCCGATGCCGCCCGGACCATAGAGCGCTATTCGCCCCCCTAGCGCCCGCCGGGGGCCGCACCGGCCCGGCCGGGGGGCCCATGGGGCTCCTCGTGCCCCTGCCTCCCCGCGCGGAGCTGGGGGGCGGAGGTGGCGGGTGCTCGGCCCCCGGCGCTGCCGCCGGCCCCGGAGAACTCGCTCGTAGCAGAAGGTCCCATGAGAGCTGCCCCGGGCCGGCTGGATGGCGTGTCCTGCGAAGAGCGCCGGGCGCCCCAGCTCGCCTGGGAGCAGCCGATAATTCAGGGACTGCCCTCGTGGCTCGGCCGCCCCCTCGCCGCCACCGGGCCCCGCGGCGGCTCCCGGGACTGGGGCGGGAGGCGAAGCACAAGCTGTGACGCCGGGCTGAGCCTCGAGGCTTTGGAGGACATGAGCCCGCTCCTTACCTCGGGGCCGTCCCCGTCTCTGCCCCCACGGGGTGAGGGGGACGCCCTCGGCAGCCCTCCGCATCGCCCTGGCCCCGCGGCGGGACCCGCCCGAGCTCGGTTTTGCTGCGACGGGACCCGGACTGTGCCGCCTCGACCGCCGTGGGCCCGTGAGTAGTTCATCCATCGCAGCCGGCATGATGCCTCCGAGCTGCCGGCGGCCTCCGGGAGCGGCGAGCAAGGCGGGGAGGTGCACGCCGGCCTCCCCCCGGGAGCTCGGGGACGGACTGACGGAGGGGCCCGAAGGGTTTCgcggggtgggagggaaggcgGTCGGGTCCGTGCCGTGGCCGTGGCCGGGCGATGCTCTTCGATCCGGAGCGGCACTGACCTCCTGGCCCTGACCCCGCGGCTCGGCGGGCACCCCGCGTTTTTGGGAGGTGGGGCAGGGCCTGTCACAGACTGAGCCCCTgcgccctgccccagcaggcgCCTCGCCATCAGGGATGCCCGGGGCCCCGTGGGGCTGCGGGACCCGCGGGGGCAGCCGGGGAGCCGCCGTCCTGGGGGGGCTTCGCCCTCGGGCCGAGCCCGGCGGCCGCTCACCTCTTTTTGCCAAAGATCCCCGTTCCCAGCGCAGCTGGGTCGGGTCGGGTTTGGGGGGGAACCTGGGCCAGGAGTTTATGACAAAGACAAAGCGGTCGGGTTTGTCAGCTACGCGGACGTGGGCAGCGgaggcgcggggctgcgggaaggggcagggggggccgggagctgcATGGGGAGAGCCGAGCGTGGCCCCGGGGAGGGAGGCGTGGAGCTGCCCCGGGCTGGGCTGCACTGACAGGGGGTCGAGCCCCCACGGGGcacccctgctgccccagcacccctctCGTGCCTTCTGTTTGGTGCCCCTCCTCCGAGTCcggaccccccccacccctggCCCGGGCCACGACCCCTCTGCCTGGGGCTAATGTGAAGCTTCtcccctccccgcgccccctcctctcctttgcACACGAGGCCCCGGGGCAGCGACCGGCCCCAGCCTCGCAGCCACTGTGCCTTAACCTGCGCTGGCTGCTCCCGCCCGTGGCGCACCCCTCGCCCCCCCAGGCCTCTGTTCCCAGCTGGGGATGGGCAGGGGGAGCCTGGCTGGGTCCCTGCCGGGCTGCCCGGGTCCCCCTGGGGCTCGCCAGCACCCGGCCGGAGCTGCCGTGGGGTGCCCGTGCCCCGTTCAGGGGCCAAGCACCGGCAGCAGCTGCACCCGAAGCACAGCTGGAAGCGCCCAGCGGGGCCGCCGGCCGGGTCTGTATCACGTCCGATTTGTACACGGGCTCCTCGCCCTTTTTTCTATAGTCGAAACGGAACGAGCAATAAAGTGACATTAACACGCAAAACCTCGCGTCCTTCTCTGCCGcgtggagctgggctggggacccGGGACGTGCCCGCGGAGCTGCCCCACAGCCGGGAGGCGCGGGCTAAGCTGGGGCGGCTGGCGTGGAGCCGCGGTGCTGCGGGAGGGAGGCGAGGGGCTCTGCTGCACGCCCGGTGTGCCCGGAGCCCCCACGGTTCACGGGGGTGGCCACAGGACAGGACAGACGGCCACCACCGTCCTTGCGAGCAGGGACACGTCCCGCTGCCGTCccctccccggtgccccccgccgTCACCCCTGCCCCAAATCTCTGCCGCAACGCGCCCGCCGAGAGCGAATGAGACACGAGGCTGCACAGACAAGTGTTTAATACTAAAACTGATTAAAACCAGCTTCACAAAATCACCCAAACGCGGCCGCCTCCCCGAGAAACGGGCTCCCCACGGGGAGCGGGGTGGCAGCCTGGCACGGCTGGCTCCGGCACTCTCAGGCTCTGCTCGCCGTCGCGCTGGCCTCTCCGCGCAGCGTCCCAGGGCACGGGGTGGGCGTCCAGCGGGGCTGCGTGTCCCTCAGAGCTGCTCGTACCTAGGACTGGACTCACAGAGTGAAACACTGttagaaaaaaaacctttccaacACACTCGGCTTTGAGGAGAAGGCGCAGTCTGCGCGTTGCGCACCCCAGCACAGCGCTGAGCGCAGGTGTGGGCTGACCCCACGGCAGAGCCGTCGCCCACGTACATCGAGCGGGGCCGTGGCGCTCGTGTTCGCTGCTGCCCACAAGCACTCCGTGTGCCCTCCTGCAGGCACGAGCGTCTGCGCTGCTCGGGGACCCCGAAGTCCTGCGCAGGATCTGTGCCTGAGCCGAGCCCAGCCTTTGCCAGCTGCTGCCGTGAGCGGCGCATTCGTATGGTACAGGTAAAGGAGCACAAATCCTGCTCGCCCGCGGTGCTGCCCCACCAGGACCACGCGCCGCCGAGGCTCTGACCCCCCTTTGGTCCTCGCCACGGGGCCAGGCAGCCGGCATGGGGTGACAGCGGGCTTCCTGCTCGAACGTGCTGTACACCAGGTCCGAGCCACCCAcgcaggaaaggaaaatgtcgGGCTCggtcctgctgcttcctctgccaCCTTTGACGCTTCCCTCCCACGGCCGTGGTGGCCCTGGGGGGGAGTCAGTCCCACCCTCCGCTGATGGGACCGGGGCTTGACAGAGCCTCAGGGGTGCCAGTTCATGGGAAAACGCTCCCTCGTGGCTTCTGTGTCTGCAGTGCCACGGTGGTGGTGACAACGTGGCTCCGAGGGGCTCGGCAGCACCCCGATCCACCCCGTGCAATGTGGACCTGCAGGTGCAGAGCCCTGTGACAAGGTGTCCGTGTCCCTCCAGGGCTTGGGGTGATCTGAGAGGGGACCCCACAGGTGGCCTTGGGACCAGGCACTGCCCAGGCTCTTGGGATGGGACCCGCCATGGGACCCGCCACGCAGCCTGTCCTGGGGTCCTCAGGGACTCGGAGGGTTTCGTTGGGCTCACGCTGAGTCTTAGGCTGAAAATGTGTCTGCAGGGAGCGgtgtggggacacggggctcAGGGGAGGGACAGGTAatggtggggtgggaggggagcagaacagaaagcagctgggggggggggatcggAGGTGTTCAAAGCCCTCCTCCCCGCAAAGCAGGCAGGGCACACACCTGAAACAAACCTACAGGGACGGCTGAAATGCAACTCAAGAAGCAAACCCTTCACCAGAGAGAGGACGAGCACCTCTGCAGGCAGTGTCTCCCTCCGcagggtggggacaggggaccTGGTGTTGCCGGGGACGTGCAGGACAAAGAGGTTGGGGCAGGGACGATGGTGAGAGCGGGGCACCCGGCACGGGGGGGACCTGCCCTTGAAGTCCGCGGCACCCCCGAAGGGCGCAGGCAGGCCCGTGGCACCCCGGGGAGCCTCGCTCGTGGGGCTGAGCGAGACCGAGCGATCCCAAAGTCCGCGCCGTCGTGTCCCCCGGTCGCTGCCCTCCAAACCCGAAGCGACACCGACCCACGACTCGAGCTCTCTGCAACCaagcaaaccaaagcaaaagGCTGGCGATCCGGCACGGGCTAACCCGAAGCTTCCCTCGGACGGCAGCAGGGCTCTCcggctctgctccagcactgcccgAAAGGCCGGCGGGCAGGACCCTCAGCGTCCCAGCCTCCGCGTGAACCATCCACGGCCGTGACCTTCCCAGCTCGCCTgcccccggggcgggggggccctTCGCAGCACGGCCATTCCGGGGTGGGTTGAAGACGTGGCGTTTATTGTTCGTTGTGGGCTGGAAGGCGGCGGTGGCGCGTGGTGGTGAGGGCTGCCTCCGGAGCCGGGCTCCCAGCGCAGCACGCTGCGTTACTCACTCAGGGGGCTCTGGACCCCCCCTCGGCCCCCTCAGCCCTCCTGGGCCCACTTGAGGAAGGTGGGGATGTCCCGCACCGGCACGTTGCGGGTCAGCGCTTTGACTCGCAGGTTCCGATCGTCCGTGAGCAGAACCACTTCGCGGAGCAAACGGATGGGATCGTCTGGGGGGGGGCGAAAAAGAGAGAGCGGGGTGAAGCCCGGACCCAATCTGCCCCAGCTTGCACCCACCCCACGCCACGCTGCCCCCACGCCGTGCCAAAATGGGGCCTGAGCTCCCCAAAAAGCACAGCCGCCCGGCACCCCGGCAGtgctcccagctccccgccGCCTGCCAAGGCTTCCTGGCATGGCTCAGAGACAGCATTTCATCTCCAAGGCCTTCTTCTCTCCCCTGCTCCGGCTCGGGGCTGATTTGTGAGCTGTGCCCCCAGCCCGCTCCGTGCGGCTGCCCGCGGCGGGGAACGGGAGGTGCCTTCGCCTGACCCAGGCCAGGAAGACGGGCTGCGACCCTGGCTCCAGCAGGAAGCTGGTGCTATTATTCTGGCGATCTCATTACGAGATCTAAACCGAACCCTGATTTTTTGAGGCGCTTTTCGGAGTAGCCACTGACACCGAAGCGTTTCTGGCGGAGGCTCAGACAGGCAGAAAGAGCTGAAGCCTGAGAAATAACTGGAAGGATCTTGCCCCCAGATGGATGAGCTGCCCCGCACGCAACGCGCCGGGCTGGGGATGTGGGAGCTCCGCTTACGTGTGTGCGAAGCAGGGGAAGCATATGGGGTATGTGTAAGCAGCTGGGTCCTGTGACCAGAGTACTGTTCCTATGAGCACAGGAAACACAGTGCCTCCGAGCCAGGActggaatggaaaaaacagagttTATGGGAGCCCAACATGGGCCCAGATTGGCTGTGCCGGGAGCGGCAGGCCGAGGGGAAGGGAAGGTTCGGGCTGCGATCACGGTGTCGGGGCCGAGGATGGcggggaggtggtgggaggAAGGGGTGTGCAGGCTGGccgcggggagcaggggctcgGGCGGCCGCGcgggagggcagggctggggccgagggctgctgaaagcaggatTGGGGAGGTTTTGTGCGGACACTTTAAGAAATGTGTAA
This window contains:
- the HIC1 gene encoding hypermethylated in cancer 1 protein isoform X1; translation: MRVHRDLGWLAEATGRPGRRARSAMLDAMEVPSHSRQLLLQLNTQRTKGFLCDVIIVVQNALFRAHKNILAASSAYLKSLVVHDNLLNLDHEMVSPGIFRLILDFIYTGRLAECEPGSEQSLGAVLAAASYLQIPGLVALCKKKLKRSGKYCHLRGGYAPYKLGRGLRAATPVIQACYSGTPRPVDLPPVEPAAPLNTQCGELYASASQGTPLHPHGLCPPERHCSPPCGLDLSKKSPTGPSAQLLPTDRLLPGEPREPSLPPRHDSPPVSAGLLAGHPASYKDSPPGGEPGGHPHASDPFRSTPPCAEPPLPRGDGRELMYRWMKHEPLGPYLDEGEAEKELEREEKAESPPAAPQPRYPSVESNDLEPDNSTSEDTGSSEGPSPGDALDRYCNHLGYEPESLGDNLYVCIPCGKGFPSSEQLNAHVEAHNEEELYHKAAAEQAVPFLDKGGPGLGDILRPYRCSSCDKSYKDPATLRQHEKTHWLTRPYPCTICGKKFTQRGTMTRHMRSHLGLKPFACDACGMRFTRQYRLTEHMRIHSGEKPYECQVCGGKFAQQRNLISHMKMHAAGPDGKAKLDFPDSVYAMARLTADQLGLKQEKAAELLSHTSHFLSDPKAMESLYPLAKFTAEHLGLSQDKAAEVLAQAPHLHADAARTIERYSPP
- the HIC1 gene encoding hypermethylated in cancer 1 protein isoform X2; protein product: MLDAMEVPSHSRQLLLQLNTQRTKGFLCDVIIVVQNALFRAHKNILAASSAYLKSLVVHDNLLNLDHEMVSPGIFRLILDFIYTGRLAECEPGSEQSLGAVLAAASYLQIPGLVALCKKKLKRSGKYCHLRGGYAPYKLGRGLRAATPVIQACYSGTPRPVDLPPVEPAAPLNTQCGELYASASQGTPLHPHGLCPPERHCSPPCGLDLSKKSPTGPSAQLLPTDRLLPGEPREPSLPPRHDSPPVSAGLLAGHPASYKDSPPGGEPGGHPHASDPFRSTPPCAEPPLPRGDGRELMYRWMKHEPLGPYLDEGEAEKELEREEKAESPPAAPQPRYPSVESNDLEPDNSTSEDTGSSEGPSPGDALDRYCNHLGYEPESLGDNLYVCIPCGKGFPSSEQLNAHVEAHNEEELYHKAAAEQAVPFLDKGGPGLGDILRPYRCSSCDKSYKDPATLRQHEKTHWLTRPYPCTICGKKFTQRGTMTRHMRSHLGLKPFACDACGMRFTRQYRLTEHMRIHSGEKPYECQVCGGKFAQQRNLISHMKMHAAGPDGKAKLDFPDSVYAMARLTADQLGLKQEKAAELLSHTSHFLSDPKAMESLYPLAKFTAEHLGLSQDKAAEVLAQAPHLHADAARTIERYSPP